DNA from Solanum stenotomum isolate F172 chromosome 3, ASM1918654v1, whole genome shotgun sequence:
AACTCCAGGCAAATACATCTTTATACTCTTTGACTAAGTCAACGTAGGCCTTTTCCTCATCACTTGCCAGTGAACCATTCACATAAGTGGGTTTTGAATCTTCATCAGTTTCAAGGTTGATTTCTTTCAATGCATCAATTGTCACCTTTACTCCTTCTTAAAGTTCGGGTGGCGCATCTTTAGCATATTCATCTTCTTGAGGTTCTCCGTCATTGAAAGATATATGGTAACACCATGAAACATTCTCCAACTCTCCATCAATTTTAATTAGAGTAAAAATATGCCTTTTATATTGTGTAGTGACATGATATGAAGAGCCAacactttcttcatcttcatcacgTTGCTTGGTGTAGACCACAACATGTGACTTTGCCTTTAGTACTTCTCCACATAAGACCACAATGTTCGTCTGCCGCCTCATTCTAGAAGGGATCACACTTTGAAAGTCTTCAGGAGCATTTTGAGATTTTGGTAAAGCAGATTATTGCATACTCTTGCTATTTCTCCAAACCttatttttcttcctcaatgGCCCGAACCTCTCAAATACAGAAATCCTCTTCGTTGAGCTTCCAAGTCGATCAAACACAGAAGGCCTTTTGTTAGAATTAGTAGACTCATCTTCCACATTTATGTAGTTGTTGCTTACCCTTTTTATGGAGACGCGGATAGGTGGAGGTTGTTTGTAGCCCAGCCCTTCACGTTGTTGCCTCATAGCAGGTTTTGATGGAAGCTTCCCCAATTTTGATGGTTCGTTAGGATCGAATCCAGCTTTTGCTAGTAGCTTGTAAGCATTAGGATCAAAACCTTCTTCTGTACGCTTCATTGGGAGTGATTCATATTGGGATGACTTAGGGGCCACAAATTTTCCGTGAAGTAATGACTTAGGAGCCACAGACTTCCCAAGTAATTTTGTGGATGACTTCATCGTATCAATTCGCCTTACAGGAAGGGTCAACCCTTCCAACACATTTTATCGCAACTTGAAAGAGTGTCCTTTGTCCTCTTTTACCTTTGGGAAATAATGAAGAATGGGTGTGACCTTTTTACTTGAAGAAGCACAAATCACGTTAGGCATCTTGTTTGGATTGCCAAGCTTTGAATCTTCCTTGTTTGCGACTTTTGCCTTACCGATCGCTACCTTAACTATATTGTTAAGGAGTCCGACATCTCCGGATGCAATGTCATCAACTTTTATGGAATATTTCTTCAAGTAAAACTTTATGTCAGCAAAGTGAGCTTCAGCTTCAGTGAATGGATTATCATCTGCAATAATCCTTTTCGCAACTCCATCCTCATAATACTTCAAACATTAGTGGTAGGTAGATGGGATTACTTTGTTCTTATGTACCCACGGCCTACCAAGCAAAATGTTATATGAAGTTTTTGCATCAATTGCATGTAACCACACGCTTGATTGCAACTCTCCGATGGTAAGGTCTATTTTGACGGTCCCTATGGACCTTTGTCCTCCTTGATTGAATCATTGGATCATCAAGAGACTATCAGAAAGATTTGTTGTTGATATCCCAAGTTCTTTCATTGTGCGAATTGGAAGGATGTTGATTCCAAAGCCTCCATCGACTAGGATTCTATTCACCCTTTTCTCGCGTGCAAAACCAACCATGAATAAAGGGCGATTATGAAATGTGTCACCAAACAAAAGATCATCGTCAGAGAATGTGATTTTGGCCGTCCATGCATTTTCGACTCGAGGAGATGACTGTGGAACATCTTTTGGTGATGGACATGATGGAGTTTCAACTTCAGGAGACAACTTTGGAGCATCTTTTGGTGATGGACATGATGAAGTTGCATTTTTTGCCTCATTTTCATCGATATTACAACATAGAGCTTTTGTGCCATCACATGTAAACTTGGTGTAACACCAATTTGGCAAATATTCTTCTAATGTAATTGGTCGTCGTAGCTCTTGGTAGTGGTGCACCtttatttccttcttctttgAATGCACGATCAAAGTTTTGGTTTTGGGTCTCCTTACCATCTTTTTCTTGACGTGTTGCTTTGTTGACTCCTTATGCGAACACACTTTTCTGCGTCTACGGCTAGTCACAAGAGTCCAGCCCCAATCATCAAGATCATCTACTGGGTCTTCATCTTGTCTTGTTGATCCCTCTTCTATAGAAGCCACATCACTTAGTATAGGAAGAGATAACAAATTATTTACATCAATGGGCTCGAAGTCTCCAAACGTAATTATTCTTGCCTGATTGGTGTTTGGAATGTCTTGTTCCATATTTCCTTCAACAAAATTGCAGGTCATGACCGGATTGGGTAAGTCAGAAGCGACACTAACTTGGTTTGAACTCAATTTCTCATCTTCAAGTTCAATCTTCCCTTCGCGAGCTAAGTCCAGGATTTTATCCTTGAAGAAGAAGCATTTCTCGATAGGGTGTCCAACCAGCTGGTGATATTTACAGTATTTTGGATCATCACTCCTCCCTGCTTCATCTGGTCGTTTCATCTTTGGTAACTCAAAAAGTTTCATCTTATGGAGTTCATCAAAGATTGCAGAAACATCTGAGTCAAGAAATGCTTCCGCTGCATTTCCTTAAATGTGAGCTTTTGATTTGTCTTTCCTTCAAAAGAATTCGCTTTTGCGCTCTGTGTATTGCCCACCCTTGTGGTGAATTTCACATGAGAGGCATTGACGTTGATGGAttctttgtttttagtttttggcaaatattttcCCACTTTCTTGAATTCTTGCCTTTCTTTGACTTTGTGGAGTTCGTGGACAGGTGGTGCTTCAGTTCCGATCGACGACATGCTCAACTCCATATCATGAGCGCGAGTGGCCAACTCTTCAAAAGTTTTAGGCTTTATGCCTTGCAAAATATAGCGGAGACCCCAATGCATACCTTGAATGCACATCTCTATGCCCGAAGCTTCACTAAGTCTATCTTTATAGTTTAGACTTGCATGCCTCTATCGGTTGATGAAGTCAAAGACTTGCTCTTTATTTCGCTGACATGTGTTTGTAAGTTCCACCATGCTTACAACACGTCTTGTGCTATAAAAGCGGTTGAGAAATTCTTGCTCCATTTGTTCCCAACTATCAATGGAACCAGACTCAAGGGCTGTGTACCAATCGAAAACATTTCCCTTAAAGGAACAGACAAATTGTTTGACGAGATAATCGCCGTGTGTTCCAGCATTGTTGTAGGTTTCGATGAAGTGCGCCACATGTTGCTTTGGGCTTCTCTTACCATCGAACTGCTGAAACTTTGGAGGTTGATAACCGACAGGCATTTTCAAACTATCAATCCTTGCGGTGTATGGCCTTGCATATGTCAAGGAGGATTTTGTTGCAACCTCGTACTTGTCTTTAATGGTACCCATGATGAACTCCCTGATTTGGTTGATCGGGATTGTTCCTTCCGAAGAAACTTGGATCTCTTTAACATATTCAACTTGATTTGTGGGGCGATCGACTGTCTCTTGGACTTGTGGACGTTTTCCAGGTGCATGACTTGATTCTTCATCCCTCATGCCCTCCACCCTATCAGTTAGCTTAACAATTCGAGCATCTTGATCTTGAACATACTTGGTCAAGCCTTCAATAGCTCTTGTCAAGCTCACAAGTTATTCTTCTACAGATGAATCGTTAGTCACCATTGCGTGCATTACCATAGTAGGTGGCGGAGAGTAGCGTTGATTTTCCTTAACATGAGATGCAAACATGATATGTGGGGTAGATCCCGTGCTTAAGACATCATTGTCTGCCGAAGCGAAGGACTTCTCGTATATAGATGGGCTCAATTGGGCAAGAACCCTATCGACCATTTCAGCGATGTTTTCCTTTGCAGCTTTTGCAAGAGACTTCACATGTTTTGGAGACAAACCAAAGATAGTAGAAGATTCGGATGGCACTCATGAGGCTTGTTGTCCCAGCAATTTGGCTTGGTTCCTTGTGATAGTTCCCATACTTCCCGCAGTAACATCGAGGATGTTTTCGACATCAATGCAGAACTTGGATCCATCAGTTTTTGTAGATGCAGATGCGAATTTCGATGCCGATGCAGATTTTGATACAGATGGAGATTTTGATCCAGATGCGGATACGGATGTAGATCCAGATTTGGATTCAAATGCGGATTTCGAGTTGATCTTCTTGAAAGTCATCTCGGTGTTTTTGAACTTTGGTTGTCTTGAAGAgaagaaatgagaggtaaagattgtcccactgggcgtgccaatttTTAAGCGTCTAAAGTTTCAATCCTGAAATACAGTAAACAGGAAAGGAAAAATAGCaagcaaacaataatatttgtatttgaattaatgtgaaagttacaatctttataaaatctgTTAAAGAGATATGTAATCCCCTGATTCTTCTCTTCACAGATGTTTTTGATTTGGCGGAATACTTACGGCTCAACACTTGGAGCGAAGACTTCTTTGTATGCGGAAGACTTGCAGATCTCCAATAAAGAGCAACTATGTATTTATGTGTGTATGTATGTTTGTATCCCTTCTGGTCTTATAAAGACCTCTTTATATAGGCTTGAGCTAGGGCTTTAGAGGTATTTTGGTCcaagcaattttgacccttGGGCCTGAAGATCATGAGTTGGGCTCATCTTGTCAATTTAATGGACTGGCCCAAATATTATTTAGACTTGCTTTAAGTCATATCattttgacttaaatattaatCCGACTTTATTAACCAGTAATTTGACTTGGTCAACATATcatgaatttaagatttaattcaaatttagtaggaatttatcaataaaacttcGCTGTCTACACTCCTTCACTTGACACCTTATACCTGCAAAGTGCTCAAATAACTATTAGAAAAGTGGGTTCCCTAGCTCCCACACGCGCCTTAGTTTCAATTGTAACATGAcccataatttttttgtgtttttcttattattctaTATTATTATAATCATAGATTGCCTCCAAAGTAGCACTTAATTTAACATTACAACACAATGGAGTTGGCTTAATCACCtgacttttcttcattttcttcactTGATGTACTATTGTTCctaatatcataattcataagttaaCTTATtaacttttcttcattttcttgaattcttattttatattattgtgtaaaataatataaagataATACTATATGCAAACATTGTTGTATATTACATCACATATTTTGAAActttattcttattattttcacttctttgttttaactttaaaaacgCAAAATATTTGGATCTTTAGTTTagcttttgaaaattaattagacaaaatacaaattgattaatattataaacttgcattataaattatcttttaaaaaagtcATGTACTTTAGTCATCATTAAATATACTtcacaattatttttagtattcgattataattttctttttttgtaaaagTATAAGGAGCTTTCTATAACTGCTCAAAATGCGGGTGATTTCACTCTAGAGATAAATAAAGTCAAGTTTACTTAACAAATAAAGTAAGACATGACATGTTTAACACCACTAGGAcgttttggtacattctacatatttttaatttaacatCATAAAATTcgaagttttttttattttcataaactcattcaaaagtcttttacttTCATTAACTCTGTGTCAGACAAACACACTGAAATACAAAGAGTAAAATTATGATTGAATGacttaaaattaaactttttatgcttaacaaatagataaaaagaagaataacACTTTATATGACCGCGTGAAGCGCGTATATTCATTCACTAGTTCTAAATAATCTTAGAATATCAGGCAACCACATATTACCTTGGGTTCACTTCTATCTTCCAAACACTTAGGAGTCGTTTGGTAGGAGGTATTAGGGGACATgggcgtatctagagggggtgccgtgggttcacgtgaacccatgcttcCCTCTCTAGATCATACATAGTACTgttatatttataagaaaaaaaattaaatatagaagTGTGAACCCACGCTCAAAgtatcatatattatttgatgatgattgggtgcacctctctaagtgatgatagaaatttaaatctaaGTTTGTCTTGTCTTTTTGAATAACAACTTCCCAAATGGTTATCGATTACACTTTTGgcgtttcaactaatttttcttttgtttttttttctttaatctttcaaaattttcaagtgtgttacaTCAAAAACtcctaaaaaatttagcatggtaaaattattatataattaaattaaatgtgtatattaaaatttaaaactagtagtattatatatttttgacctataatttttaaaatttaatggttcatattaaaaacctaaaagtcaaactgataaaatttatatttaagatgaACTCTTTTGTAATTGTGCACCCATCTTACCGAAATCCTGAATACGCCTCTGTTAGGGGAAATAGttcatgtattatgtatggaattatttagtactatgtttggtagaaTTTCTTGGCCtaagtataactaatccatggattagttatacaccctacatggtattataggatgtattactaataccttccatttggtggtattagtaatacattggATTTAATACCATGAGATTATCTATGTacagacaaaaatatccctcaaatcattctaatcacattttatttattttcttgattttatgttttatatttgtactagaaaatttatttaaataaattaggttacaaattttattttttagagagagttgtttgttaataaataaatgcaatacatatcaatacaatatttaaaatgtgagttctttaacatttactaattgaaaaggaaaatatatcaccacatgatgtttgtgatcttaatttaatatattatttgttgatttatatgtggtttcttattatttgtattttgacaatttataaattgcatacatattaaaactcCAACTTGTAATTTTTATGTGGAAATGTAGatgatttattcaattttactattgtttCAGTCTTTTTGGTTTTAAAGTAGATGGTCTATCTAttctaaattgaaaattaacgtttttaagtgattaatttattcagata
Protein-coding regions in this window:
- the LOC125858824 gene encoding uncharacterized protein LOC125858824, yielding MVDRVLAQLSPSIYEKSFASADNDVLSTGSTPHIMFASHVKENQRYSPPPTMYVQDQDARIVKLTDRVEGMRDEESSHAPGKRPQVQETVDRPTNQVEYVKEIQVSSEGTIPINQIREFIMGTIKDKYEVATKSSLTYARPYTARIDSLKMPVGYQPPKFQQFDGKRSPKQHVAHFIETYNNAGTHGDYLVKQFVCSFKGNVFDWYTALESGSIDSWEQMEQEFLNRFYSTRRVVSMVELTNTCQRNKEQVFDFINR